The DNA window TGCAGCACAATCCAACTATACCACTACTGAAAAGGAACTCCTAGCTATTGTTCATGCTTTAGATAAATTCAGATCTTATTTGCTAGGATCAAAGATAGTGGTATACACGGATCGTGTAGCTTTGAAATACTTATTGTCAAAGAATGAGTCAAAACCTAGACTCATATGTTGTATCTTGCTTTTGCGAGAATTCGACATTGAGATTAGGGACCGGAGTGGATCTCAAAACTTGGTTGCGGATCATTTAAGCCACCTTGAGAATTTAAAATCTGATCCATTTTCGATCAATGACTCATTCCCATTGGATAGCTTGCATGCTGTGTCGGATAGCTTTCCTTGGTTTGCCCCAATGGCAAACTACTTGGTTGAGAAACTCTTCCCTCCCAACTTTTCTAAACACCAAAGGGATAAGTTGAGGAGTGATTCCAAATATTACATTTGGGATGACCCTCACTTGTGGAAGAGGAGTGGACCAAGTAATTCGAAGATGTGTCCCGGAGTCCGAAATCTAACTCATTCTTGAAGCTTGCCATTCGTCCGAATGTGGTGGCCACTTTGGCCCACAAAGGACTGCAAAAAAAGTGTTGGATTGTGGATTCTAGTGGCCAACCTTATTCAAGGGTGCTAACCGGTTATGTGTGTCTTGCCATCAGTGTCAGAAGTCGGGAAACATATCCcaaagggatgaaatgcctcaataACCTATGTAAGCGACCAAGGATCCCACTTTTGTAACAGAAAAGTAGAGGCATTGCTCAACCGCTATGGGGTAGTGCATAAGGTTGTCACTGCTTATCATCCGCAAACGAACGGACAAGCGGAAGTGTCCAACCGGGAGATTAAGAGAATCTTGGAGAAAGCAGTCAATCCGCAAAGGAAGGATTGGAGCATCCAGTTAGGAGATGCACTATGGGCGTATAGAATGGCCTACAAGACTCCGTTAGGGATGAGTCCCTTCCGGATCGTCTATGGTAAGGCAAGCCACCTTCCGGTGGAAATTGAGCACAGAGCCTATTGGCCAGTAAAGCGGTGCAACATAGATTTGACCCAAGCCGAAGTAGCCAGAAAATTACAGCTAGAAGAGCTCAAGTGTTTGAGGAACGAAGCGTATGAGAATGCCCAGATTTACAAAGAAAAGACTAAAGCATTCCATGACCATCACATCCGGAAAAAGGACTTTCAAGAAGGTGATGAGGTTCTCCTCTACAATTCGAGGCTTCGTTTCATGCCCGGCAAGCTCCGCTCTAGATGGGAAGGACCTTTCAAGGTGAAGGAGATAAAGCCCTATAGAGTGGTGGAGTTGTTTGATCCTAAAAGTGAAGCAACCTTCAAGGTGAATGGACATAGAGTGAAGAATTACTATGGCTACAAGCTCCCAAAAGAGCTAGAGGTGTTCCTATTGGTGGATGCACCTAGAGAAGGAGAAGCTTGAGCGACTGactgtccaacttaaggacgttaaagaaaagtgcttAGTGGGAGGCACCCCA is part of the Arachis duranensis cultivar V14167 chromosome 1, aradu.V14167.gnm2.J7QH, whole genome shotgun sequence genome and encodes:
- the LOC107491829 gene encoding uncharacterized protein LOC107491829; this encodes MAYKTPLGMSPFRIVYGKASHLPVEIEHRAYWPVKRCNIDLTQAEVARKLQLEELKCLRNEAYENAQIYKEKTKAFHDHHIRKKDFQEGDEVLLYNSRLRFMPGKLRSRWEGPFKVKEIKPYRVVELFDPKSEATFKVNGHRVKNYYGYKLPKELEVFLLVDAPREGEA